The proteins below are encoded in one region of Clostridium pasteurianum DSM 525 = ATCC 6013:
- a CDS encoding DNA-directed RNA polymerase subunit alpha: protein MLEIEKPKIECVESTEDGSYGKFVIEPLERGYGITLGNSLRRILLSSLPGVAANSIKIEGVLHEFSTIKGVKEDVTEIILNIKSLALKMSGDGPKVIYIDSEGNGEVTAGDIKTDEDVEVVNKDLHIATLDNDGKLYMEIEVNRGRGYVTQNRNKREDMPIGTIPVDSIYTPIKRVNFSVENTRVGQITDYDKLTIEIWTNGTIRPEEAISLSAKILIEHFKLFMTLTDHADDVEIMVEKEEDKKEKVLEMTIEELDLSVRSYNCLKRAGINTVQELTERSMEDMMKVRNLGKKSLEEVEQKLEALELSLKQSEE, encoded by the coding sequence ATGTTAGAAATAGAAAAGCCAAAAATTGAATGTGTAGAATCTACTGAGGATGGTTCTTATGGTAAGTTTGTTATTGAACCTTTGGAAAGAGGTTATGGAATTACTTTAGGAAATTCCCTCAGAAGAATTTTACTCTCATCACTACCTGGAGTTGCAGCCAATTCTATTAAAATAGAAGGTGTACTTCATGAATTTTCAACTATAAAAGGTGTTAAAGAAGACGTCACAGAAATAATACTTAACATTAAATCTTTAGCTTTGAAGATGAGTGGTGATGGTCCTAAAGTTATTTATATTGATTCAGAAGGAAATGGAGAAGTTACTGCTGGAGATATAAAAACAGATGAAGATGTAGAGGTTGTTAATAAAGATTTACATATAGCTACTCTTGATAATGACGGAAAATTATATATGGAAATTGAAGTTAACAGAGGCAGGGGATATGTTACTCAAAATAGAAATAAACGAGAAGATATGCCTATAGGAACTATTCCAGTGGATTCAATATATACACCAATAAAGAGAGTTAATTTTAGTGTTGAAAATACAAGAGTAGGTCAGATAACTGACTATGATAAGCTAACTATTGAAATATGGACTAATGGAACTATAAGACCTGAAGAAGCTATAAGCTTATCAGCTAAAATACTTATTGAACATTTTAAATTATTTATGACTTTAACAGATCATGCAGATGATGTTGAAATTATGGTAGAAAAAGAAGAAGACAAAAAAGAAAAAGTACTTGAAATGACCATAGAAGAACTGGATCTTTCAGTGAGGAGCTATAACTGTTTAAAGAGAGCTGGTATTAATACGGTTCAAGAATTAACAGAAAGATCTATGGAAGATATGATGAAGGTAAGAAATTTAGGTAAAAAATCACTTGAGGAAGTTGAACAAAAGCTTGAAGCTTTGGAACTATCATTAAAACAAAGTGAAGAGTAA
- the rpsD gene encoding 30S ribosomal protein S4 — MARYTGAVCRLCRREGLKLFLKGDRCFTDKCAFARRGYAPGQHGQGRKKLSNYGLQLREKQKAKRIYGVLEGQFRTYYEKSERIKGITGENLLRLLELRLDNVVYRLGYGDSRNEARQLVTHGHFLVNGHKVDIASYKLSVNDVITVSEKSRGTEKFKTFVENPKALPAWLTSNVENFEGKVIAEPTRSDIDVPVNETLIVELYSK; from the coding sequence ATGGCAAGATATACTGGAGCAGTTTGCAGATTATGCAGAAGAGAAGGGTTAAAACTATTTCTTAAAGGAGATAGATGCTTTACAGATAAATGTGCGTTCGCTAGAAGGGGATATGCACCAGGACAGCATGGACAAGGAAGAAAGAAACTTTCTAACTATGGACTTCAATTAAGAGAAAAACAAAAAGCTAAGAGAATATATGGAGTGTTAGAAGGACAATTCAGAACTTATTATGAAAAGTCTGAAAGAATAAAGGGAATAACAGGTGAAAATTTATTAAGACTTCTTGAATTAAGACTTGATAATGTCGTTTATAGATTAGGATATGGAGATTCAAGAAATGAAGCAAGACAATTAGTTACCCATGGTCACTTTTTAGTGAACGGACATAAAGTAGATATTGCATCATACAAATTAAGTGTTAATGATGTAATAACTGTATCAGAAAAAAGTAGAGGAACTGAAAAGTTCAAAACGTTTGTTGAAAATCCTAAAGCGTTACCAGCTTGGCTTACTTCAAATGTAGAAAACTTCGAAGGAAAAGTTATTGCTGAACCAACTAGATCAGATATAGATGTTCCTGTAAATGAAACATTGATAGTTGAGTTATATAGCAAATAG
- the rpsK gene encoding 30S ribosomal protein S11: protein MAVQKGKKTRRRKERKNIEHGCAHIKSTFNNSIVTLTDSVGNALSWSSAGGLGFRGSRKSTPFAAQMAAETAAKAAMEHGLKSVDVYVKGPGSGREAAIRSLQAAGLEVTLIKDVTPIPHNGCRPPKRRRV, encoded by the coding sequence ATGGCAGTTCAAAAAGGTAAAAAAACAAGAAGAAGAAAAGAAAGAAAAAACATTGAACATGGCTGTGCACATATAAAGTCAACATTTAATAATTCAATTGTAACTTTAACTGATAGTGTTGGTAATGCACTTTCATGGTCTAGTGCGGGTGGATTAGGATTTAGAGGATCAAGAAAAAGCACTCCTTTTGCTGCACAGATGGCTGCAGAAACAGCTGCAAAGGCTGCTATGGAGCATGGTTTAAAGAGTGTTGATGTTTATGTAAAAGGACCTGGATCAGGTAGAGAAGCTGCTATAAGATCTCTTCAAGCAGCTGGTTTAGAAGTTACATTAATAAAAGATGTTACTCCTATTCCTCATAATGGGTGTAGACCACCTAAAAGAAGAAGAGTTTAA
- the rpsM gene encoding 30S ribosomal protein S13: MARISGVDLPKEKRVEIGLTYIFGIGLSKSQEVLKATNVNPDTRVKDLTEEEVNAIRDYINKNFKVEGDLRRDVALNIKRLVEIGCYRGIRHRRGLPVRGQKTKTNARTRKGPKRAIGAKKKK; encoded by the coding sequence ATGGCAAGAATATCTGGTGTTGATCTACCAAAGGAAAAAAGAGTAGAGATAGGGCTAACATATATATTTGGTATAGGACTATCAAAATCACAAGAAGTGCTAAAGGCTACAAATGTAAATCCTGATACTAGAGTTAAAGATTTAACTGAAGAAGAAGTTAATGCTATAAGAGATTATATTAATAAGAACTTCAAAGTTGAAGGTGATTTAAGAAGAGATGTAGCTCTTAATATCAAAAGATTAGTAGAAATAGGATGTTATAGAGGTATAAGACATAGAAGAGGTCTTCCAGTAAGAGGACAAAAAACTAAAACAAATGCAAGAACTAGAAAAGGTCCAAAAAGAGCAATAGGTGCTAAAAAGAAAAAATAA
- the rpmJ gene encoding 50S ribosomal protein L36: MKVRPSVKPICEKCKIIRRKGRVMVICENPKHKQKQG; encoded by the coding sequence ATGAAAGTAAGACCATCAGTTAAGCCTATATGTGAGAAATGCAAAATAATCAGAAGAAAAGGAAGAGTAATGGTTATTTGCGAAAATCCTAAACATAAACAAAAACAAGGCTAA
- the infA gene encoding translation initiation factor IF-1, whose translation MSKDDVIEMQGTVLEALPNTMFEVELESGQKILAHISGKLRMNFIRILPGDKVTVELSPYDLSRGRITWRAK comes from the coding sequence ATGTCAAAAGATGATGTAATTGAAATGCAGGGAACAGTTTTGGAAGCCCTGCCCAATACTATGTTTGAAGTTGAACTTGAAAGTGGGCAAAAAATATTAGCACATATTTCAGGAAAACTAAGAATGAATTTTATAAGAATATTGCCTGGAGATAAAGTAACAGTTGAGTTGTCACCCTATGATTTAAGTCGTGGGAGAATAACTTGGAGAGCTAAGTAA
- a CDS encoding KOW domain-containing RNA-binding protein yields the protein MNRDYLGTVVYSKAGRDVDRKFIIMDIIDKEYVYICDGDLRKVEKPKKKKIRHLMFTEIVAEDIRKCLMSDVEVSNSQIRKFLQSLCTNKEV from the coding sequence ATGAATAGAGATTATTTGGGTACAGTTGTGTATTCAAAGGCTGGTAGAGATGTAGATAGAAAATTTATTATTATGGATATAATAGATAAGGAATATGTTTATATTTGTGATGGTGATTTGAGAAAAGTTGAAAAGCCTAAAAAGAAAAAAATCAGACATTTAATGTTTACCGAAATAGTTGCAGAGGACATTAGAAAATGTTTAATGTCTGATGTAGAAGTTAGTAATTCTCAGATAAGAAAGTTTCTGCAGTCACTATGCACTAATAAGGAGGTTTGA
- the map gene encoding type I methionyl aminopeptidase has protein sequence MIIIKNDKEIDYMRRAGNIVEEALLKIEEVIKPGITTADLDKVAEDFIISCSAIPSFKGYYGFPASICTSINEEVVHGIPSRDRVLHEGDIISIDCGAIFNGYQGDAARTFPVGKVSDKAKDLINITRNSFFKGVEKAVVGNRLSDISSAIQTYVESFGYSIVRDYVGHGIGKDMHEEPEVPNFGRPNRGPKLLHGMVLAIEPMVNVGEYYVSVKSNNWTVVTEDGSLSSHYENTVAILDDGPEILTFSQQR, from the coding sequence ATGATAATAATTAAAAACGATAAAGAAATTGACTATATGAGGCGAGCAGGAAATATTGTAGAGGAAGCCTTGTTGAAAATAGAAGAAGTTATAAAACCTGGAATAACAACTGCAGATTTAGATAAAGTAGCCGAAGATTTTATAATATCATGTAGTGCAATTCCATCATTTAAAGGATACTATGGATTTCCCGCTTCAATATGTACATCAATAAATGAAGAGGTTGTCCATGGAATTCCATCTAGAGATAGAGTATTACATGAAGGTGATATAATAAGTATAGATTGTGGAGCTATTTTTAATGGCTATCAAGGTGATGCAGCTAGAACTTTTCCAGTGGGGAAAGTGTCTGATAAAGCAAAAGATCTTATAAATATAACTAGAAATAGCTTTTTTAAAGGTGTAGAAAAAGCAGTTGTAGGTAATAGACTTTCAGATATATCTTCAGCTATTCAGACTTATGTAGAAAGTTTTGGATATTCTATTGTTAGAGATTATGTAGGTCATGGTATCGGAAAAGATATGCATGAGGAACCAGAAGTCCCTAATTTTGGAAGACCAAATAGAGGCCCTAAATTACTTCATGGTATGGTTTTAGCTATAGAACCTATGGTTAATGTTGGAGAATATTATGTTAGTGTAAAGTCAAACAATTGGACAGTAGTTACTGAAGATGGTAGTTTATCATCACATTATGAAAATACTGTAGCTATTTTGGATGATGGACCGGAAATACTTACTTTTAGTCAACAGAGGTGA
- a CDS encoding adenylate kinase — MKIILLGPPGAGKGTQAKQISTKYNIPHISTGDIFRKNISEKTELGVKAQSYIDKGLLVPDELTIDIIKDRLDNEDCKNGFLLDGFPRTVKQAEALELFLNQKGDKIDYVLLVKVPESSILERMTGRRVCLKCGASYHIKFNPPKVLGKCDACNSDIIQRKDDSEETVKERIDVYNKQTEPLIEYYDDKKIMHSVDGTQDIEVVFKSISDILGDN; from the coding sequence ATGAAAATTATACTATTAGGTCCTCCAGGAGCAGGAAAAGGAACTCAAGCAAAGCAAATAAGCACTAAATATAACATACCACATATATCAACTGGAGATATATTTAGAAAGAATATATCCGAGAAAACAGAACTTGGAGTAAAAGCTCAAAGTTACATTGATAAGGGATTATTGGTACCAGATGAATTAACAATAGATATTATTAAAGATAGATTAGATAATGAAGATTGTAAAAATGGATTTTTACTTGATGGATTTCCAAGAACTGTTAAACAGGCAGAAGCTTTAGAGTTATTCCTTAACCAAAAAGGAGATAAGATTGATTATGTTCTTTTAGTCAAGGTTCCAGAATCTAGTATACTTGAAAGAATGACTGGAAGAAGGGTTTGCTTAAAATGTGGTGCTAGTTACCATATTAAGTTTAATCCACCTAAAGTTCTAGGAAAATGCGATGCTTGTAATAGTGATATAATACAGAGAAAAGATGATAGTGAGGAAACTGTCAAAGAAAGAATAGATGTTTATAATAAACAAACTGAGCCATTAATAGAGTATTATGATGATAAAAAAATTATGCATTCTGTTGATGGTACCCAAGATATAGAAGTGGTATTTAAAAGTATTTCTGATATTTTGGGAGATAATTAA
- the secY gene encoding preprotein translocase subunit SecY yields MLSTLRNAWKVPDLRKRLLWTLVLVIIYRIGIHIPVPGVDTSKLVSLSSQSGSLAGFYDLMSGGAFSNFSIFSMSVMPYINASIIVQLLTIAIPSLEQMQKEGEEGRKKIQKLTRYSSVFLAAFQTFAMYAIINSQGALRDTSKLNMFLIALTLTTASVFLMWLGEQITVKGIGNGISLIMFVNIVSRIPSTIYQIITLQQTGTVDVVQITVLIVIILALFLAVIMACLAERRIPVQYAGKAVNSKALKGQSSHIPININASAIIAIIFAMAVMQFPMIIVQFWPNSWIYKSIVSGQYSIFRQGSWEYAAASFIFIIFFTWFYTQITLKPDEMAENMHKSSGFIPGIRPGEQTARYIEKILDKVSILWGVFAGVIAIAPMILQSYTKFQGLYFGGTGLLIVVGVAIETMKAIEAQLVMKHYEGFLSE; encoded by the coding sequence ATGTTATCGACCTTACGTAATGCTTGGAAAGTTCCAGATTTAAGGAAAAGACTATTGTGGACACTTGTTTTAGTTATAATTTATAGGATAGGAATACATATTCCAGTACCAGGAGTTGATACTTCAAAACTTGTAAGTTTATCATCACAATCTGGTTCTTTAGCTGGATTTTATGATTTGATGTCAGGTGGAGCATTTAGTAATTTCAGCATATTTTCTATGAGTGTAATGCCATATATTAATGCATCCATCATTGTACAACTTTTGACAATTGCAATTCCATCTCTTGAACAGATGCAAAAAGAAGGTGAAGAAGGCAGAAAGAAAATACAAAAGTTAACTAGATATAGTTCTGTATTTCTTGCTGCATTTCAAACTTTTGCAATGTATGCCATAATAAATAGTCAAGGAGCTCTTAGAGATACTTCGAAGCTTAATATGTTTTTGATAGCATTAACATTAACAACTGCTTCTGTATTTTTAATGTGGTTAGGAGAACAGATTACAGTTAAAGGAATAGGAAATGGAATTTCTTTGATAATGTTTGTAAACATTGTTTCTAGAATTCCAAGTACTATCTATCAAATTATAACTTTGCAGCAGACCGGTACTGTTGATGTTGTACAGATTACTGTATTAATAGTAATAATTTTAGCATTGTTTTTAGCTGTTATAATGGCATGCTTGGCTGAAAGGCGTATACCAGTTCAGTATGCAGGTAAAGCTGTTAACAGTAAGGCATTAAAAGGTCAATCATCTCATATACCAATAAATATTAATGCTTCAGCAATTATTGCAATAATTTTTGCTATGGCAGTTATGCAGTTTCCCATGATAATTGTTCAATTTTGGCCAAATTCATGGATATATAAATCTATTGTATCTGGACAATATAGTATTTTTAGGCAGGGTAGTTGGGAATATGCAGCTGCAAGCTTTATATTTATTATATTTTTTACTTGGTTTTATACACAGATAACTTTAAAACCTGATGAAATGGCAGAGAATATGCATAAATCCTCAGGATTTATTCCAGGTATTAGACCAGGAGAACAAACTGCAAGATATATTGAAAAAATACTTGATAAAGTTTCAATATTATGGGGAGTTTTTGCAGGAGTAATAGCTATAGCTCCAATGATTCTTCAATCCTATACTAAATTCCAAGGATTATACTTTGGTGGAACGGGATTATTAATAGTGGTGGGAGTTGCTATTGAAACTATGAAAGCTATTGAAGCCCAATTAGTTATGAAACATTATGAAGGTTTCTTGAGTGAATAA
- the rplO gene encoding 50S ribosomal protein L15 has translation MKLHELKPAAGSRKAPKRIGRGTGSGLGRNAGKGEKGQKARSGGGVRPGFEGGQMPLYRRLPKRGFTNIFAKDIVSINVDRLNVFDDGTEVTIEKLLEKGVIGKVNDGVKILGNGEITKKLTVKVNKFSKAAAEKIEAAGGKVEVV, from the coding sequence ATGAAACTTCATGAATTAAAGCCAGCAGCAGGTTCTAGAAAGGCACCTAAAAGAATTGGTAGAGGTACTGGTTCTGGTCTTGGAAGGAATGCTGGTAAAGGAGAAAAAGGACAAAAAGCAAGATCTGGCGGTGGTGTAAGACCAGGATTTGAAGGTGGTCAAATGCCGTTATATAGAAGATTACCTAAAAGAGGATTTACAAATATATTTGCTAAAGATATAGTTAGCATAAATGTAGATAGATTAAATGTATTTGATGATGGAACAGAAGTTACAATAGAAAAGCTGCTTGAAAAGGGTGTAATAGGAAAAGTTAATGATGGAGTTAAAATACTTGGTAATGGAGAGATTACAAAAAAATTAACTGTTAAAGTCAATAAATTTTCAAAAGCGGCAGCTGAAAAGATTGAAGCAGCTGGAGGAAAAGTAGAGGTGGTATAA
- the rpmD gene encoding 50S ribosomal protein L30: MAKLSITLQKSLIGRKKDHIATVNALGLRKIGKKVEKEDTPQIRGMINKVNYLLKIEEV; the protein is encoded by the coding sequence ATGGCTAAACTTTCAATAACATTACAAAAGAGTTTAATTGGTAGAAAAAAGGACCACATAGCTACTGTTAATGCTCTTGGACTACGTAAAATTGGTAAAAAGGTTGAAAAAGAAGATACTCCTCAAATAAGAGGTATGATAAATAAAGTTAATTATCTTCTAAAAATAGAAGAAGTTTAA
- the rpsE gene encoding 30S ribosomal protein S5 — MRIDPSTLELKEKVVFINRVAKVVKGGRNFRFSVLVVVGDENGHVGVGTGKSVEIPEAIRKGIEDAKKNIVKVAMVGTTTPHAIEGIFGTGKVLIMPASEGTGVIAGGPSRAVLELAGLKDVRAKSLGSNNARNVVNATINGLSRLRTVEDIAELRGKTVEEILG, encoded by the coding sequence ATGAGAATAGATCCTAGTACATTAGAGCTTAAAGAAAAAGTTGTATTTATTAATAGAGTTGCTAAAGTTGTAAAGGGCGGAAGAAATTTTAGATTTAGCGTCTTAGTGGTAGTTGGAGATGAAAATGGTCATGTAGGAGTAGGAACAGGAAAATCAGTTGAAATACCTGAAGCTATAAGAAAAGGAATTGAAGATGCTAAAAAGAATATTGTTAAAGTAGCAATGGTAGGAACGACTACTCCACATGCTATTGAAGGAATATTTGGAACTGGTAAAGTTCTTATAATGCCAGCTAGTGAAGGTACAGGAGTTATAGCTGGTGGACCTTCAAGAGCGGTACTTGAACTTGCAGGATTAAAAGATGTTAGAGCTAAGTCTTTAGGAAGCAATAACGCAAGAAACGTGGTAAATGCTACAATAAATGGTTTATCAAGACTGAGAACTGTAGAAGATATTGCAGAGCTTAGAGGAAAAACTGTTGAAGAAATATTAGGATAG
- the rplR gene encoding 50S ribosomal protein L18 has protein sequence MFKKQDRSAARNKRHKRVRNKIFGTTERPRLAVFRSEKNIYAQLIDDTVGNTIVSASSKDKNFSGGVGSNKAAARLVGEIIGKKAIEKGIKNIVFDRGGFVYHGRVQELAEGARSSGLEF, from the coding sequence ATGTTTAAAAAACAGGATAGAAGTGCAGCTAGAAATAAACGTCATAAAAGAGTACGTAATAAGATTTTTGGTACTACTGAAAGACCAAGACTTGCAGTTTTTAGAAGTGAAAAAAACATATATGCTCAATTAATTGATGATACTGTAGGTAACACTATTGTTTCAGCTTCAAGTAAAGATAAAAATTTTTCTGGTGGAGTAGGAAGCAATAAGGCAGCAGCAAGACTTGTCGGCGAAATTATTGGAAAAAAAGCTATAGAAAAAGGTATAAAGAACATAGTTTTTGATAGAGGCGGATTTGTATATCATGGAAGAGTGCAAGAACTTGCAGAAGGTGCAAGATCTTCAGGTTTAGAATTCTAG
- the rplF gene encoding 50S ribosomal protein L6 produces MSRIGKAPVVIPNGVTVSVTPDNVVTVKGSKGQLVKNMHKDIKIAVEDNNVIVTRPSEDRNHRALHGLTRALVQNMVTGVTEGFSKTLELVGVGYRAQLKGNKLILSLGYSHPVEINSVEGIQFETPDANKITVKGIDKELVGSVAADIRNWRKPEPYKGKGIKYIDEHIRRKEGKTGK; encoded by the coding sequence ATGTCAAGAATAGGAAAAGCGCCTGTAGTAATACCTAATGGTGTAACTGTTTCAGTAACACCAGACAACGTTGTTACTGTTAAGGGCTCAAAGGGTCAACTTGTTAAGAATATGCATAAAGATATTAAAATAGCTGTAGAAGATAATAATGTAATTGTTACTAGACCTAGTGAAGATAGAAATCATAGAGCACTTCATGGATTAACAAGAGCATTAGTGCAAAATATGGTTACTGGAGTAACAGAAGGTTTTTCTAAAACACTTGAATTAGTAGGTGTAGGTTATAGAGCACAATTAAAAGGTAATAAATTAATATTAAGTCTTGGATATTCACATCCAGTTGAAATAAATTCTGTAGAAGGTATTCAATTTGAAACTCCTGATGCGAATAAGATAACAGTAAAAGGTATTGATAAAGAATTAGTAGGATCTGTAGCAGCAGATATAAGAAATTGGAGAAAACCTGAGCCTTATAAAGGAAAAGGTATTAAATATATTGACGAACATATAAGACGTAAAGAAGGTAAAACAGGTAAGTAA
- the rpsH gene encoding 30S ribosomal protein S8, whose protein sequence is MVMTDPIADLLTRIRNANVVKHEVVEVPSSNIKKAIVNIMLQEGYIRNIEEYNDGSVPMLRLGMKYGQNKTRVITGLRRISKPGLRVYCRKEETPKVLNGLGVAVISTSKGIVTDKEARKLGLGGEVICYIW, encoded by the coding sequence ATGGTTATGACAGACCCAATTGCAGATTTGCTAACTCGTATAAGAAATGCAAACGTAGTTAAACACGAAGTAGTAGAAGTACCTTCTTCAAATATAAAGAAAGCAATAGTAAATATAATGCTTCAAGAAGGATATATAAGGAATATAGAGGAATATAATGATGGATCAGTTCCTATGTTAAGACTTGGAATGAAATATGGCCAAAATAAGACAAGAGTTATAACTGGACTTAGAAGAATATCAAAGCCAGGTCTTAGAGTTTATTGTAGAAAAGAGGAAACTCCTAAAGTGTTGAATGGACTAGGAGTTGCAGTAATATCAACTTCTAAAGGTATAGTTACTGATAAAGAAGCTAGAAAACTAGGATTAGGTGGAGAGGTTATCTGCTATATCTGGTAG
- a CDS encoding type Z 30S ribosomal protein S14 encodes MARKAMIEKWKKEPKFSTRAYTRCRICGRPHAVLKKYGICRICFRELAYKGEIPGCKKASW; translated from the coding sequence GTGGCACGTAAGGCGATGATCGAAAAATGGAAAAAAGAACCGAAATTTTCAACTAGAGCTTACACTAGATGTAGAATATGTGGAAGACCACATGCAGTATTAAAAAAATATGGTATTTGCCGTATTTGTTTTAGAGAACTTGCTTATAAGGGTGAAATACCTGGTTGTAAGAAAGCAAGTTGGTAA
- the rplE gene encoding 50S ribosomal protein L5 has translation MTARLKEKYEKEVIPALVEKFGYKNVMEIPKLEKIVINMGVGEAKENSKVLESATADLELITGQKPILTRAKKSIANFKIRENMPIGCKVTLRKQQMYEFADKLMNVALPRVRDFRGISSKAFDGRGNYALGIKEQLIFPEVEYDKIDKVRGMDIIFVTTAKSDEEARELLRFLGMPFAQ, from the coding sequence ATGACTGCAAGACTAAAAGAAAAGTATGAAAAAGAAGTTATTCCAGCATTAGTAGAAAAATTCGGATATAAAAATGTTATGGAAATACCTAAATTGGAAAAGATAGTTATTAATATGGGTGTAGGAGAAGCTAAAGAAAATTCAAAAGTTTTAGAATCTGCAACAGCTGATTTAGAATTAATAACTGGTCAAAAACCAATTTTAACTAGAGCTAAGAAATCAATTGCAAATTTTAAGATAAGAGAGAATATGCCAATTGGTTGTAAAGTCACATTAAGAAAGCAACAAATGTATGAATTTGCAGATAAGCTTATGAATGTAGCATTACCAAGAGTTAGAGATTTTAGAGGAATTTCAAGTAAAGCATTTGACGGAAGAGGAAATTATGCTTTAGGAATTAAAGAACAGTTAATATTTCCAGAGGTTGAATATGATAAGATAGATAAAGTTAGAGGTATGGATATAATATTTGTTACTACAGCAAAAAGTGACGAGGAAGCAAGAGAATTATTGAGATTCCTTGGTATGCCATTTGCTCAATAA
- the rplX gene encoding 50S ribosomal protein L24, which yields MTINKIHVRKTDTVVIISGKDKGKTGEVLAVYPKKSTVLIKDVNVVTKHQKPNKANVQGGIIKKEAPINSSKVMLYCTKCNSATRISNKILDDGTKVRVCKKCGETF from the coding sequence ATGACAATAAATAAAATTCATGTTAGAAAAACAGATACAGTTGTTATTATTTCAGGAAAAGATAAAGGTAAAACAGGAGAGGTTTTAGCTGTATATCCTAAAAAATCAACTGTATTAATTAAAGATGTAAATGTTGTTACTAAACATCAAAAACCTAATAAGGCTAATGTTCAAGGTGGAATTATAAAAAAAGAAGCTCCAATTAATAGTTCAAAAGTTATGCTTTATTGTACAAAATGTAACTCAGCTACAAGGATAAGTAATAAAATATTAGATGACGGAACAAAAGTAAGAGTATGCAAAAAGTGTGGAGAAACATTTTAG
- the rplN gene encoding 50S ribosomal protein L14, whose amino-acid sequence MIQQQTVLKIADNSGAKEIMCIRVLGGSKRKWGNIGDVIVASVKSATPGGVVKKGEVVKAVIVRSVKGLRRADGSYIRFDENAAVVIKDDKQPRGTRIFGPVARELRDKEFNKILSLAPEVL is encoded by the coding sequence ATGATACAACAGCAAACTGTATTAAAAATAGCAGATAATTCTGGTGCGAAAGAAATTATGTGCATAAGAGTATTAGGTGGATCCAAAAGAAAATGGGGAAACATCGGTGATGTGATAGTTGCTAGCGTTAAAAGTGCAACACCAGGCGGTGTTGTCAAAAAAGGTGAAGTAGTTAAAGCAGTAATTGTTAGATCTGTAAAAGGCTTAAGAAGAGCAGATGGTTCATATATAAGATTTGATGAAAATGCGGCTGTAGTTATAAAAGATGACAAACAGCCAAGAGGAACTCGTATTTTCGGACCTGTTGCTAGGGAGTTAAGAGATAAAGAATTTAATAAAATTTTATCACTAGCACCTGAAGTTCTATAA
- the rpsQ gene encoding 30S ribosomal protein S17: protein MERGNRKTRIGKVVSDKMDKTVVVAVETKVRHPLYGKTVNRTTKFKAHDENNEANINDKVLIMETRPLSKDKRWRLVEIVEKAK, encoded by the coding sequence GTGGAAAGAGGAAATAGAAAGACAAGAATTGGTAAAGTTGTTTCAGATAAAATGGATAAAACTGTGGTAGTTGCCGTTGAAACTAAAGTTCGTCATCCTTTATATGGTAAGACTGTTAATAGAACTACCAAGTTTAAAGCACATGATGAAAATAATGAGGCTAATATCAATGATAAAGTATTAATAATGGAAACAAGACCATTATCAAAAGATAAAAGATGGAGACTTGTGGAAATAGTTGAAAAGGCTAAATAG